A single Egibacteraceae bacterium DNA region contains:
- a CDS encoding acyl-CoA dehydrogenase family protein, translated as MSAPDPRVAEAIAHVAAVAAEHAVDVDLHARFPQETVEALAATGLLGLTVPAAHGGLGAGAALACEVVTALAEQCASSGMVLTMHLAALAVLRSTGGFDDVLRAAADGRHLSTLALSERATRSNFWIAMGQARERDGGADIDVEKSFVTSAGPARSYVVSTATPARTDLNAGDLFLVRVEDEGVEVLDWWRGSGLRGNASAPMRFRCSLPAAARIGRSGDAQRILLAEAIPWFHLGSASVSVGLSRGALRAVGEHLTVTRLEHLDERLVDQPVVRHSLGRLTTGVAVAEGFVRFVAAAMERGEATRRDVLQLKAVGNEAALAATDGAMRLGGGAAYSARSPLDRMFRDARAGVVMAPTADMIYDMVGRDLAGLPPL; from the coding sequence GTGAGCGCACCGGACCCGCGCGTCGCCGAGGCGATCGCGCACGTCGCCGCAGTCGCGGCCGAGCACGCAGTCGACGTCGACCTCCACGCGCGGTTCCCCCAGGAAACCGTCGAGGCGCTCGCCGCCACGGGCCTGCTCGGGCTGACCGTGCCCGCAGCGCACGGTGGTCTCGGCGCAGGGGCCGCCCTGGCGTGCGAGGTGGTGACCGCGCTCGCCGAGCAGTGCGCGTCGAGCGGGATGGTCCTGACCATGCACCTGGCGGCGCTTGCGGTGCTGCGGAGCACCGGCGGTTTCGACGACGTGCTCAGGGCGGCCGCGGACGGACGACACCTCTCGACCCTCGCGCTGAGCGAGCGCGCCACGCGCAGCAACTTCTGGATAGCCATGGGGCAGGCCCGCGAGCGCGACGGCGGCGCCGACATCGACGTGGAGAAGTCGTTCGTGACCAGTGCCGGGCCGGCGAGGAGCTACGTCGTCTCCACAGCCACACCAGCACGCACGGACCTGAACGCCGGCGACCTGTTCCTCGTCCGGGTGGAGGACGAGGGCGTGGAGGTGCTCGACTGGTGGCGCGGCTCGGGCCTGCGGGGAAACGCAAGCGCCCCCATGCGCTTTCGCTGCTCGTTGCCCGCCGCCGCGCGCATCGGCCGGTCCGGGGACGCGCAGAGGATTCTGCTCGCGGAGGCGATCCCCTGGTTCCACCTCGGCTCGGCGAGCGTGTCCGTCGGGCTGTCACGCGGCGCGCTGCGCGCGGTCGGCGAGCACCTCACCGTGACCCGCCTCGAGCACCTCGACGAGCGGCTCGTGGACCAGCCGGTCGTCCGCCACTCCCTCGGCCGGCTCACGACGGGCGTCGCCGTGGCGGAGGGGTTCGTGCGCTTCGTCGCTGCGGCGATGGAGCGCGGCGAGGCCACCCGGCGCGACGTGCTGCAGCTCAAGGCGGTGGGGAACGAGGCCGCGCTCGCGGCCACCGACGGCGCAATGCGCCTCGGGGGAGGCGCGGCCTACTCGGCGCGCTCGCCGCTCGACCGCATGTTCCGCGACGCCCGCGCCGGCGTTGTCATGGCGCCGACCGCCGACATGATCTACGACATGGTCGGGCGGGACCTCGCCGGCCTGCCGCCGCTGTAG
- a CDS encoding glycosyltransferase family 2 protein: protein MVDVTVVIGTRDRREQALATVRRLRSLPERPPVIVVDDGSIDGTADAVRHAFPDVVVVDHAGPRGVTAARNAGVRRAHTPYVAFADDDSWWAPGALPVISRAFAAHPRLAVVAARIVVGDDERLDPTCAVMSASPLSSDGLPGPRVLGFVACGTAVRREAFLAVCGFPHSYVIGGEEEPLALALAAAGWDLAYVDEAVAHHHPDTVPRDRSSRDRRMLRNDLWTAWRHRRGLGVLARTGELFRDADSPAKRRGILDAARGLPHVLATRRPVPAHIEAQLRQLTRPAQRHPHRR from the coding sequence GTGGTCGACGTCACGGTGGTCATCGGGACGCGTGACCGGCGGGAGCAGGCGCTCGCCACCGTACGCCGGTTGCGGAGCCTGCCCGAGCGCCCTCCGGTGATCGTCGTGGACGACGGGTCGATCGACGGCACGGCCGACGCCGTACGGCACGCGTTCCCCGACGTCGTCGTCGTGGACCACGCGGGACCGCGGGGGGTGACCGCAGCCCGCAACGCCGGGGTCCGCCGAGCCCACACCCCGTATGTCGCGTTTGCCGACGACGACTCGTGGTGGGCACCGGGCGCGCTGCCGGTGATCAGCCGCGCGTTCGCCGCGCATCCCCGTCTCGCCGTGGTTGCGGCGCGCATCGTCGTCGGCGACGACGAACGCCTCGACCCGACCTGCGCGGTGATGAGCGCCAGCCCCCTGTCGTCCGACGGGCTGCCCGGCCCCCGGGTCCTCGGGTTCGTCGCGTGTGGCACCGCGGTCCGCCGAGAGGCCTTCCTCGCCGTTTGCGGGTTCCCGCACAGCTATGTCATCGGCGGCGAGGAGGAGCCGCTCGCCCTCGCCCTCGCCGCCGCCGGATGGGACCTGGCCTATGTCGACGAGGCTGTCGCCCACCACCATCCGGACACGGTGCCGCGGGACCGCAGCAGCCGGGACCGCAGGATGCTGCGCAACGACCTGTGGACGGCCTGGCGCCACCGGCGGGGCCTCGGTGTGCTCGCGCGCACCGGCGAGCTCTTCCGTGACGCGGACAGCCCGGCGAAGCGGCGGGGGATCCTCGACGCCGCGCGCGGCCTGCCACACGTGCTCGCGACGCGACGACCGGTCCCCGCCCACATCGAGGCGCAGCTGCGGCAGCTCACCCGCCCGGCGCAACGACATCCGCACCGGCGGTGA
- a CDS encoding SpoIIE family protein phosphatase: MTAYPGTGEVRALPCTVGEARAAMDAVLREYQWPGDIDGLLLAFQEALVNADRHGGGLREVILRTGRRVVVDIADYGTPFDWEPYVAEPPDLLAERGRGLWLIAHLASAIEVQGEPAGARVRLTFDPVGGGLAERSAVPEVDEIPLVPIAQLAPALLEALGAAAAVVDRRLVVRDVIGDFGALLDADIDQVVGRDIRGLVAELKHRFADPQGYEQRVLQAFAQPRQPTEETLVLADRRLVRHHTFPLNGGDGASAGRVLVLLPVAEQTQVLAAFQRLLLPAVPSGDRFDIGAIYHPAQASTFVGGDFYDFVSLPAGCCIVVGDVSGKGARAAAASVRTRAYLRAGLAMTGLSGAIRALEQSLHEEFDEEEFVTMAIVAQESADVWTLTSCGHPSPLLTRGADVREFAVRGPLLGLGGAGEWTREPFVLDRGEVVLLYTDGVTDAGRGRDPFGTARLKEALVELKHLGAQDLVEAIDARIHAFSSEHIRDDHVLLAVRRP, translated from the coding sequence ATGACGGCATACCCCGGGACCGGTGAGGTGCGGGCGCTGCCGTGCACGGTCGGGGAGGCCCGTGCCGCCATGGACGCGGTCCTTCGCGAGTACCAGTGGCCGGGCGACATCGACGGCCTGCTGCTCGCCTTTCAGGAGGCGCTCGTCAACGCCGACCGTCACGGGGGCGGCCTGCGGGAGGTGATCCTGCGCACCGGCAGGCGGGTCGTGGTCGACATCGCCGACTACGGGACGCCGTTCGACTGGGAGCCCTACGTCGCTGAACCCCCCGACCTGCTTGCGGAGCGGGGGCGTGGCCTGTGGCTGATCGCTCACCTCGCCAGCGCGATCGAGGTGCAGGGCGAGCCCGCCGGGGCACGGGTCCGGTTGACGTTCGATCCGGTCGGTGGCGGTCTGGCGGAGCGGTCAGCAGTGCCCGAGGTCGACGAGATCCCGCTCGTGCCGATCGCGCAGCTCGCGCCGGCCCTGTTGGAAGCGCTCGGCGCGGCGGCGGCCGTGGTCGATCGACGGCTGGTCGTCCGCGACGTGATCGGTGATTTCGGCGCGCTCCTCGACGCCGACATCGACCAGGTCGTGGGGCGCGACATCCGCGGGCTCGTCGCCGAGCTCAAGCATCGGTTCGCCGACCCGCAGGGTTACGAGCAACGGGTTCTGCAGGCGTTCGCGCAGCCCCGGCAGCCCACCGAGGAGACGCTCGTGCTCGCCGACCGCCGGCTCGTGCGTCACCACACCTTCCCGCTGAACGGCGGTGACGGAGCGTCCGCCGGCCGCGTGCTCGTGCTGCTGCCCGTCGCGGAGCAGACACAGGTGCTCGCCGCGTTCCAGCGCTTGTTGCTGCCGGCCGTGCCGTCGGGCGACCGGTTCGACATCGGCGCGATCTACCATCCCGCCCAGGCGAGCACGTTCGTCGGCGGGGACTTCTACGACTTCGTCTCCTTGCCGGCCGGCTGCTGCATCGTCGTGGGCGACGTGTCGGGCAAGGGAGCCCGGGCCGCGGCGGCGAGCGTGCGCACCCGCGCGTACCTGCGGGCGGGCTTGGCCATGACCGGTCTCAGCGGGGCTATCCGCGCCCTCGAGCAGTCGCTCCACGAGGAGTTCGACGAAGAGGAGTTCGTGACGATGGCGATCGTCGCCCAGGAGTCCGCCGACGTGTGGACCCTCACCTCGTGCGGACACCCCTCGCCACTGCTGACGCGGGGAGCCGACGTCCGGGAGTTCGCGGTCAGGGGGCCGCTGCTCGGTCTCGGCGGCGCCGGGGAGTGGACGCGCGAGCCGTTCGTGCTCGATCGCGGGGAGGTGGTGCTGCTCTACACCGACGGGGTGACCGACGCCGGACGGGGCCGCGACCCCTTCGGCACGGCGCGGCTGAAGGAGGCGCTCGTCGAGCTCAAGCACCTCGGGGCTCAAGACCTCGTCGAGGCGATCGACGCCCGCATCCACGCGTTCTCCTCCGAGCACATCCGCGACGACCACGTCCTGCTCGCGGTGCGCCGCCCGTGA